The Streptococcus downei MFe28 DNA window AGAGCTCCATTATCCCCAAGAAAAAATCATGGGGACTGGCACCCTCCTAGATACAAGTCGACTGAAAAATCAAATAGCCAAGGCTAGTGGTCTGGCTCCTCAATCCATTCAGGGCTATGTCCTAGGTGAGCATGGCGACAGTCAATTCACGGCTTGGTCAACAGTTAATCTTGACCAACTGGGACAACTGGATAAGGAAGGGATTGAAGCAGCGGTAAGACGAGGTGGTCAAGAGGTCTTCAATGGCAAACGCTATACCAATTTTGCCATTGCCAGCTCCACCCATTTGCTTGTGGAAGCTATCTTGACAGACAGCCACCAAGTCCTGCCTGTCTCGAATTATGACCAGGATAGTGACCTCTATCTCAGTTACCCAGCCCTCATCGGTCGCCAAGGAGTACTGGCCAGAGTCCCCCTAGAACTGACGAAGGAAGAAGCGCAAAAGTTGGAAGCTTCTGCCAAGGCTATCAAGGAAAAGGCCTTTGGTTAAAGCTAGGGTCAACAAATCAAACCTAGCCAGCTCCATGTGTAGATAGCCTTTCTTGGAGACTGAAATGTTAACTTCACTTAAGCGTAAATCTGGCTGTGCCATTCTTGATGAGGGGATGGCGCAACTAGGATTACTTGTCCCATAAGCAAAAAACCAGCTCGCCCATTAGGGGCGGGCTGGTTGCTATATGTGGTTACCAAGCTATGGTATTTAGGAGGTCGTCGGCAGTAGTGGTTGGTAGGATTCTCACGCGGTTGAGGGCGTAGAAGCCATTGTCAGCACTGGCAAGGCCTTCGTTTGTTGTCAGCGCCATCTTATAGCCAGCTTGTTCAGCCAGAGATTTGCTGCTGTCGTTGTAACGTCCTGATGGGTAGGCTAGGGCAATGGTGTCCTGCTTAAGTAGGCCGTCTAACCAGGACTTGGACTCGCCAATTTCATTGGTTTGACTATCGTCGGATTGGGTGGATAAGTCTGGATGGTTGACGGTGTGACTCTGGAAGGACATGCCCTCTTTTTCCAACTCCTTGATTTTATCCGAAGTTAGGAAACCATCCTTGTCGGCGTAGCTGGTGATGATATTGTTGGTTCCAACAGCCCCATATTTTTTCATAATAGTGGCAGCATTGACAAAATCAGCATCGCCATCGTCAAAGGTCAGCCAGACAATCTTTTTATTGCCGTTAGGCAGGACATTTTCTGACAGGACCTTATAGGCTTCCTCAGGTGTCAAGAAGTAGTAGCCCTCATCCTTAAGCGCCTTGATATGACTCTCAAAAGTATCGGGACTAACAATCAGGTTAGCGCTATCAGATTCTGAAGGATCCATGACATGGATAGCATGGTACATGAGAATAGGAACCTTGACAGCCTCATCCTGTTTTTCCCAAGAAACCTTGGTTTTTTGCTTGGACTTGCTGGCCTGGCCTTGATTGGCTTTTTTTGCGGTCTGGCTAGCTTGGTCTCTTTTTAGTAATTGACTGGGTTTAAAGCTCTGGTTCTTAAGCATAAAGGCCAAGGCTCCGACAATGAAGACTAAACCTATAATAGCGAGGAGATTTCTAATAGTGTGGGGCCGACGGGGCCCTTGTTTTCTAGTTGTCATAGCTTTCTTCCTTCCTCTTATACAATCTTTGATGGTGATCAATCCGCTCTAAAGCAAAAGTATGGGTGTCGTAGTTATCAAAGTCCGCATTTCCCTGGTCATCAAAGTGGGCTTCTTCAAAGAAAAGCTTTTCGTAGGCAGGAACTGTCAATTTTTGCCTTTGGTCTAACTGGGCTTGTCGGTTGCTATCTAACATTTTTTCAAAGCCAGCAACCAATTGGCCACTAAAGATTTCTGCAACCGCTCCTGAGCCGTAGCTAAAGAAGGCAATTTTCTGGCCAGCCTTCAAACTATGACTATTTTCTAAGAGTGATAAGAAACCTAGGTAGAGGGAGCCTGTATAAATATTGCCGATTTGCCGACTATAGCTGATAGAGGCTTGAAAATTAGCCTTTAATTCTTCAACCTTTTCTTCAGAAAGCGACTTGTCTAATAGCTTATTGAGCCCCTTGTTGGCCAATTTAGGGTAGGGAATGTGAAAGCAGAAGGCTGCGAAATCCTGAAGTTGGGCCTGATTTCGTTTTTGAAATTCAGCCCAGGTCGTTTTCAGGCAATCGAGGTACTGCTTGGTTGAAAACATACCTTGAACGAAGGGCGTGCTGGAGTAGTTTGGTCGCCAGAAATCCATAACATCACGGGTTTGAGCGACGTTGTCATCATTGAAAGCTAAAATTCTCGGTTGACTGGTAACCAGCATAGCAAGGGCTCCAGAACCTTGGGTCGGTTCACCAGAACTTCCAATACCATACTTGGCAATATCACTAGCAATCACCAGCACCTTGGAATCAGGTTTGCTAGCCACATGGAGCTTAGCATAGTTGAGGGCAGCCGTCGCACTATAGCAGGCCTCCTTCATTTCGAGACTGCGGGCAAAGGGCTGGATTCCTAGCAATCCATGGATAAATACAGCCGCCGCCTTGCTCTGGTCGATGCTGGATTCAGTAGCGACAATGACCATATCAATCCTAGCCCTGTCAGCTTCGGTTAAAATCTGTTCAGCAGCAGCTGCCCCTAGGGTGACAATATCTTCCGTAATGGGGGCAATGCTGAGACTGTCTAGCATCAAGCCGACTGAGTACTTATTAGGATCGGTGTCGCGAGCCAGAGCTAAGTCTGCCATATCCAGTCGATATTTAGCAGTAGCCAAGCCAATCTTGTCAATACCAATAGACATAAGCATCCCTTCTATAGTAACGATTTATACTCTTCAAAAATCAAAACTATCCCACGGATAAAGTCACTCTATGGTTTCTCATTAGAGTGACTACGAAAACTACGATTGTAGTTTTCTATATCCCTGACTAATTTCATAAAAACTGTATCATTGACAGTCTTTACTCCATGTCGCATCGTTAACTCACCTTGCCGTACTTACTGAGGAAAGCGAAGCTTTCTGCACCTCCAACCTCAAAAGGTCTCCCAGACATTTTGAGCTACCTTCAGTCCGTGCGACGCCTCACAAAGTTGGTCGATTTCACCAACTTTGTGAGGTTAGTAAGGGAGCTAGGCAATCGCTATGGAGATTGCCGTTTGACATCAGTCACTTTAGTGACTTGATGTCATTGCTCCTTGCCTCGGCTATTTTTGATTTTTATTGAGTATTATTTATTACTATTGTAACATAAATGTCATGGAAGAATTGGTCAAAAAACACCTGAAAGCCTGAACCGGCTGAAAAATCGGCCTCTAGTCCGATTCCAGAGAGCCAAGTCCTGACTAGAGAAAACCAGAATAATAAAGGCACCCAAAGACCAGAGACCCACAAAACTTGCGAAATCAGACTTATACATTTAATGTTTGCTAGATTGTCTGAACTGGTAATTTTCAGGATTTTCGTCTACAATAAAAACCAGAAATTAAGAGCAGAGGACAACTCATGACTAAAGCAGATAAAATTTTTAAAGCTAATATTGAAACAATCCTGACTCAAGGGGTCATGTCTGAACAGGCTCGACCCAAGTATAAGAATGGCCAAACAGCCAATTCCAAGTACATTACAGGCTCTTTTGCCCAATATGACCTTTCCAAGGGGGAGTTTCCCATTACGACCCTAAGACCCATTCCCATTAAGTCGGCCATCAAGGAGATTTTTTGGATCTATCAGGACCAAAGTAATGACCTGGATCTCCTTAATGAAAAGTATCAGGTTAAGTACTGGAATGACTGGGAGGTGGGTGACACAGGTACCATCGGTCAGAGATACGGAGCTGTCGTAAAGAAGCACGACATCATCAATAAAATACTCAAGCAATTAGCGGAAAATCCCTGGAATCGCCGCAATGTTATTTCGCTCTGGGACTACGAGGCTTTTGAAGAAAGTGAGGGCCTCCTTCCCTGTGCCTTCCAGACCATGTTTGATGTCCGTCGGGTAGATGGGGACATTTACTTGGATGCCACCCTGACCCAGCGCTCCAATGATATGCTGGTCGCCCACCATATCAACGCCATGCAGTATGTTGCCCTCCAAATGATGATTGCTAAGCACTTTGGCTGGAAGGTTGGCAAGTTTTTCTACTTTGTCAATAACCTTCATATCTATGATAATCAATTTGACCAGGCTCAGGAGTTGCTCAATCGAACCCCTGCGGACAAGGAGCCTCGTTTGATTCTCAATGTTCCTGACGGTACCAATTTCTTTGACATCAAGCCGGAAGATTTCCAACTGCTGGACTATGAGCCAGTCAAGCCCCAGCTAAAATTTGACCTAGCGATTTAAGGCCAGAGACAGGTAGTTAGAAGAGGCACTACCATATTCGCAAGAGCCAATTGGCAAGATTGAGGCTACTCATTTAAATTTGCCTAATGCCTAATACTCAACGAAAAACGAAAGACCTGAGGTATGGAGCAAGGATATCAAGTCACTAAAGTGACCGATGCCGAACTGCAATCGCCATAGCGATTGCCTAGCTCCCTTACTAACCTCACAAAGTTGGTGAAATCGACCAATTTTGCTCCGCATCGCACGACTGTCTAAAGTGATAAACTGACTGTGTCGTTTTTCCTATCAAATAACCCAGTCCTTTCCAAGAAATATTTGCTGATTCGAATCTGTGCGAACGTTCGTCCTTTCATCGAAAAGGATAGCAATGTTCGTCTTTTTTGGTCTGAAATCAAATAAATCCGAAAATTCTTGACAGAATTTCAAATAATTTTAGAATAAAAACAAGATTTCTAAGGAGGTTGATATGATGTTGAAAAAATTGACTTAATCTGGGATCATTTGAAATGGATTGGTCAATTTGCTAGGAAACTAGGTTTCTTAGGTATTTTAGGGGGGCCTAATCAAGGACTTATTCGCTGATAGGAGTAAGAAGCAGTGGTTCTATCTCCTTGCCCTTTGTTTTCCAACCCTAGTTTTAGAATTTATGGGAGGAACTAGGGTTGGTCTTGGTTTCTTGTCGGCCCTGACTGGCATTCTCTGCGTTATCCTAGTAGCAGAGGGACGAATTTCCAATTACTTCATCGGTTTCATTCATGAGCTGACCTATCTGGCCCTTAGTTTCCAGAACCTCTACTACGGGGAGGGCCTGACGACGATTTTCTTCACAGTCATGCAATTCGTTGGCGCTTATTACTGGCTGGTTGACCGTCGTTATGGTAAGGAGAAAAAGTCTGATGTCAAGGACATTAAGGCCAAGAGATTGACCTGGCTAGGTTGGATCAAATCTCTGGCAGTCAATCTAGTCGTCTGGCTCTTGCTCGGTTTTATTTAACAGTCGATTGGTTCAGCCAGACCCTTCTGGGATAGTTCCACCGATGGGACCAATTGGACGGGACAATTTCTCCAAACTGGGATGTATAGAGAACAATGGATTTTCTGGATTGCGACCAATGTTTTGTCTATCTGTCTCTGGTGGGGAGCAGAAACTCATGTCATGCTCATGTATTTGATTTACATGATTAATAGTATCGTCGGTTGGATAAAGTGGGAGAAGGACTTAAAGGCTTCTTAGAAAGGGGCCTTTTCTGGCAATGTGTTTGAATTTTTTCAAATGCATTTTTTCTTAATTTCTGCTAGAATGAAAACAGTATGGACAAAGTTTTTAAGGCAAAAAAAATCCTTGCCATCTGGGCACAGGACCAGGCAGGATTAATTGGGGCCAATCAAACCATGCCCTGGCATTTACCGGCTGAATTAGCCCA harbors:
- a CDS encoding polysaccharide deacetylase family protein yields the protein MTTRKQGPRRPHTIRNLLAIIGLVFIVGALAFMLKNQSFKPSQLLKRDQASQTAKKANQGQASKSKQKTKVSWEKQDEAVKVPILMYHAIHVMDPSESDSANLIVSPDTFESHIKALKDEGYYFLTPEEAYKVLSENVLPNGNKKIVWLTFDDGDADFVNAATIMKKYGAVGTNNIITSYADKDGFLTSDKIKELEKEGMSFQSHTVNHPDLSTQSDDSQTNEIGESKSWLDGLLKQDTIALAYPSGRYNDSSKSLAEQAGYKMALTTNEGLASADNGFYALNRVRILPTTTADDLLNTIAW
- a CDS encoding lactate/malate family dehydrogenase, whose amino-acid sequence is MARKVGIIGLGNVGSTLAGNLVRSGLVDELVLLDKREKKVLADKLDLEDSLATSPHYVKILANDDRLLDDADILVVAVGDIKAYFGDNPDRWVELSINIENAKEIAGRLKATKFSGVIVVVSNPCDAVTTVLQRELHYPQEKIMGTGTLLDTSRLKNQIAKASGLAPQSIQGYVLGEHGDSQFTAWSTVNLDQLGQLDKEGIEAAVRRGGQEVFNGKRYTNFAIASSTHLLVEAILTDSHQVLPVSNYDQDSDLYLSYPALIGRQGVLARVPLELTKEEAQKLEASAKAIKEKAFG
- a CDS encoding thymidylate synthase, giving the protein MTKADKIFKANIETILTQGVMSEQARPKYKNGQTANSKYITGSFAQYDLSKGEFPITTLRPIPIKSAIKEIFWIYQDQSNDLDLLNEKYQVKYWNDWEVGDTGTIGQRYGAVVKKHDIINKILKQLAENPWNRRNVISLWDYEAFEESEGLLPCAFQTMFDVRRVDGDIYLDATLTQRSNDMLVAHHINAMQYVALQMMIAKHFGWKVGKFFYFVNNLHIYDNQFDQAQELLNRTPADKEPRLILNVPDGTNFFDIKPEDFQLLDYEPVKPQLKFDLAI
- a CDS encoding hydroxymethylglutaryl-CoA synthase, coding for MSIGIDKIGLATAKYRLDMADLALARDTDPNKYSVGLMLDSLSIAPITEDIVTLGAAAAEQILTEADRARIDMVIVATESSIDQSKAAAVFIHGLLGIQPFARSLEMKEACYSATAALNYAKLHVASKPDSKVLVIASDIAKYGIGSSGEPTQGSGALAMLVTSQPRILAFNDDNVAQTRDVMDFWRPNYSSTPFVQGMFSTKQYLDCLKTTWAEFQKRNQAQLQDFAAFCFHIPYPKLANKGLNKLLDKSLSEEKVEELKANFQASISYSRQIGNIYTGSLYLGFLSLLENSHSLKAGQKIAFFSYGSGAVAEIFSGQLVAGFEKMLDSNRQAQLDQRQKLTVPAYEKLFFEEAHFDDQGNADFDNYDTHTFALERIDHHQRLYKRKEESYDN